The proteins below come from a single Rhinolophus ferrumequinum isolate MPI-CBG mRhiFer1 chromosome 8, mRhiFer1_v1.p, whole genome shotgun sequence genomic window:
- the RETREG2 gene encoding reticulophagy regulator 2 isoform X1: MASGGGGGSTGAAGGAGLGVSLGLGLSFGMGEATGEAEEETATAEAVGRLATTLWLRLRGWETVLAAAQRLLVWEKPLHSLVTAAALNGLFWLLSSSSLRPFFLLSISLLAYFLLDLWQPRFLPDFSASSPEEPHSYSEGAGSGARPHLLSVPELCRYLAESWLTFQIHLQELLQYKRQNPAQFCARVCSGCAVLAVLGHYVPGIMISYIVLLSILLWPLVVYHELIQRMYTRLEPLLMQLDYSMKAEAEALHHKHDKRKRQGKNVPPGGDEPLAETESESETELAGFSPVVDVKKTALALAITDSELSDEEASILESGGFSVSRATTPQLTDVSEDLDQQSLPSEPEEALSRELGEGEETELAPPEDLLGPPQALSRQDLDSEEEEVAAKETLLRLSSPLHFVNTHFNGASSPADEVKLSPGGPVETLSPEAVSGNPTTPSSTLPPLLCLVESDPVPSPSVLPPLPQDSPQPLPTPKEEEALTTEDFELLDQGELEQLNAELGLGPETPPEPPDAPPRGPNTLSLVQSDQEAQAMAEP; encoded by the exons ATGGCgagcggcgggggcgggggtagCACCGGTGCGGCTGGGGGCGCCGGGCTGGGCGTGAGCCTCGGCCTGGGCCTGAGCTTCGGCATGGGTGAGGCCACCGGCGAGGCGGAGGAGGAGACGGCCACGGCCGAGGCGGTGGGACGCCTGGCCACGACGCTGTGGCTGCGCCTCCGCGGCTGGGAGACGGTGCTGGCGGCCGCACAGCGGCTGCTGGTGTGGGAGAAGCCGCTGCACAGCCTGGTCACGGCGGCCGCGCTCAACGGCCTCTTCTG GTTGCTGTCGTCGTCGTCCCTCCGGCCTTTTTTCCTACTCAGCATCTCACTTCTGGCCTATTTTCTGCTGGATCTTTGGCAGCCTCGCTTCCTCCCTGACTTCTCAG CATCGTCTCCAGAAGAGCCACACTCTTACAG TGAGGGTGCGGGGTCAGGCGCCCGGCCGCACCTGCTGAGTGTGCCCGAGTTGTGCAGATACCTGGCTGAGAGCTGGCTCACCTTCCAGATTCACCTGCAGGAGCTGCTGCAGTACAAGAGGCAGAATCCAGCTCAG TTCTGTGCTCGAGTCTGCTCCGGCTGTGCTGTGTTGGCTGTGCTGGGACACTATGTCCCAGGGATTATGATTTCCTACATCGTCT TGCTGAGTATCCTGCTGTGGCCCCTGGTGGTTTATCATGAACTGATCCAAAGGATGTACACTCGCCTCGAGCCCCTGCTCATGCAGTTGGACTACAGCATGAAGGCAGAAGCTGAAGCTCTGCACCACAAACACGACAAACGGA AGCGGCAAGGGAAGAACGTACCCCCCGGAGGTGATGAGCCACTGGCGGAGACAGAGAGTGAAAGCGAAACAGAACTGGCTGGCTTCTCTCCGGTG GTGGATGTGAAGAAAACAGCACTGGCTTTGGCCATTACAGACTCAGAGCTATCAGATGAGGAGGCGTCTATCTTGGAGAGCGGTGGCTTCTCTGTATCCCGGGCCACAACTCCACAACTGACTGATGTCTCGGAGG ATTTGGACCAACAGAGCCTGCCAAGTGAGCCGGAGGAGGCCCTGAGccgggagctgggggagggagaggagacagagctggCCCCTCCTGAAGACCTGCTGGGCCCCCCTCAAGCCCTGTCAAGGCAAGACCTGGACTCGGAGGAGGAAGAAGTGGCAGCCAAGGAGACCTTGCTTCGGCTCTCGTCCCCCCTTCACTTTGTGAACACACACTTCAATGGGGCAAGCTCTCCCGCAGATGAAGTGAAGCTTTCCCCCGGAGGACCAGTGGAGACACTGAGCCCAGAGGCAGTGAGTGGTAACCCCACCACTCCCTCCAGCACCCTGCCACCCCTCCTTTGCCTTGTTGAAAGTGACCCAGTCCCTTCTCCCTCAGTGCTCCCACCTCTTCCCCAGGACTCACCCCAACCCCTGCCTACCCCTAAGGAAGAAGAGGCACTCACCACTGAGGACTTCGAGTTGCTGGATCAGGGGGAGCTGGAGCAGCTGAATGCAGAGCTGGGGTTGGGGCCAGAGACACCCCCAGAGCCCCCTGACGCTCCACCCCGAGGGCCCAACACCCTTTCTCTGGTACAGTCAGACCAAGAGGCTCAGGCCATGGCAGAGCCATGA
- the RETREG2 gene encoding reticulophagy regulator 2 isoform X2 codes for MASGGGGGSTGAAGGAGLGVSLGLGLSFGMGEATGEAEEETATAEAVGRLATTLWLRLRGWETVLAAAQRLLVWEKPLHSLVTAAALNGLFWLLSSSSLRPFFLLSISLLAYFLLDLWQPRFLPDFSASSPEEPHSYSEGAGSGARPHLLSVPELCRYLAESWLTFQIHLQELLQYKRQNPAQFCARVCSGCAVLAVLGHYVPGIMISYIVLLSILLWPLVVYHELIQRMYTRLEPLLMQLDYSMKAEAEALHHKHDKRKRQGKNVPPGGDEPLAETESESETELAGFSPVVDVKKTALALAITDSELSDEEASILESGGFSVSRATTPQLTDVSEDLDQQSLPSEPEEALSRELGEGEETELAPPEDLLGPPQALSRQDLDSEEEEVAAKETLLRLSSPLHFVNTHFNGASSPADEVKLSPGGPVETLSPEAEEEALTTEDFELLDQGELEQLNAELGLGPETPPEPPDAPPRGPNTLSLVQSDQEAQAMAEP; via the exons ATGGCgagcggcgggggcgggggtagCACCGGTGCGGCTGGGGGCGCCGGGCTGGGCGTGAGCCTCGGCCTGGGCCTGAGCTTCGGCATGGGTGAGGCCACCGGCGAGGCGGAGGAGGAGACGGCCACGGCCGAGGCGGTGGGACGCCTGGCCACGACGCTGTGGCTGCGCCTCCGCGGCTGGGAGACGGTGCTGGCGGCCGCACAGCGGCTGCTGGTGTGGGAGAAGCCGCTGCACAGCCTGGTCACGGCGGCCGCGCTCAACGGCCTCTTCTG GTTGCTGTCGTCGTCGTCCCTCCGGCCTTTTTTCCTACTCAGCATCTCACTTCTGGCCTATTTTCTGCTGGATCTTTGGCAGCCTCGCTTCCTCCCTGACTTCTCAG CATCGTCTCCAGAAGAGCCACACTCTTACAG TGAGGGTGCGGGGTCAGGCGCCCGGCCGCACCTGCTGAGTGTGCCCGAGTTGTGCAGATACCTGGCTGAGAGCTGGCTCACCTTCCAGATTCACCTGCAGGAGCTGCTGCAGTACAAGAGGCAGAATCCAGCTCAG TTCTGTGCTCGAGTCTGCTCCGGCTGTGCTGTGTTGGCTGTGCTGGGACACTATGTCCCAGGGATTATGATTTCCTACATCGTCT TGCTGAGTATCCTGCTGTGGCCCCTGGTGGTTTATCATGAACTGATCCAAAGGATGTACACTCGCCTCGAGCCCCTGCTCATGCAGTTGGACTACAGCATGAAGGCAGAAGCTGAAGCTCTGCACCACAAACACGACAAACGGA AGCGGCAAGGGAAGAACGTACCCCCCGGAGGTGATGAGCCACTGGCGGAGACAGAGAGTGAAAGCGAAACAGAACTGGCTGGCTTCTCTCCGGTG GTGGATGTGAAGAAAACAGCACTGGCTTTGGCCATTACAGACTCAGAGCTATCAGATGAGGAGGCGTCTATCTTGGAGAGCGGTGGCTTCTCTGTATCCCGGGCCACAACTCCACAACTGACTGATGTCTCGGAGG ATTTGGACCAACAGAGCCTGCCAAGTGAGCCGGAGGAGGCCCTGAGccgggagctgggggagggagaggagacagagctggCCCCTCCTGAAGACCTGCTGGGCCCCCCTCAAGCCCTGTCAAGGCAAGACCTGGACTCGGAGGAGGAAGAAGTGGCAGCCAAGGAGACCTTGCTTCGGCTCTCGTCCCCCCTTCACTTTGTGAACACACACTTCAATGGGGCAAGCTCTCCCGCAGATGAAGTGAAGCTTTCCCCCGGAGGACCAGTGGAGACACTGAGCCCAGAGGCA GAAGAAGAGGCACTCACCACTGAGGACTTCGAGTTGCTGGATCAGGGGGAGCTGGAGCAGCTGAATGCAGAGCTGGGGTTGGGGCCAGAGACACCCCCAGAGCCCCCTGACGCTCCACCCCGAGGGCCCAACACCCTTTCTCTGGTACAGTCAGACCAAGAGGCTCAGGCCATGGCAGAGCCATGA
- the RETREG2 gene encoding reticulophagy regulator 2 isoform X3: MISYIVLLSILLWPLVVYHELIQRMYTRLEPLLMQLDYSMKAEAEALHHKHDKRKRQGKNVPPGGDEPLAETESESETELAGFSPVVDVKKTALALAITDSELSDEEASILESGGFSVSRATTPQLTDVSEDLDQQSLPSEPEEALSRELGEGEETELAPPEDLLGPPQALSRQDLDSEEEEVAAKETLLRLSSPLHFVNTHFNGASSPADEVKLSPGGPVETLSPEAVSGNPTTPSSTLPPLLCLVESDPVPSPSVLPPLPQDSPQPLPTPKEEEALTTEDFELLDQGELEQLNAELGLGPETPPEPPDAPPRGPNTLSLVQSDQEAQAMAEP; encoded by the exons ATGATTTCCTACATCGTCT TGCTGAGTATCCTGCTGTGGCCCCTGGTGGTTTATCATGAACTGATCCAAAGGATGTACACTCGCCTCGAGCCCCTGCTCATGCAGTTGGACTACAGCATGAAGGCAGAAGCTGAAGCTCTGCACCACAAACACGACAAACGGA AGCGGCAAGGGAAGAACGTACCCCCCGGAGGTGATGAGCCACTGGCGGAGACAGAGAGTGAAAGCGAAACAGAACTGGCTGGCTTCTCTCCGGTG GTGGATGTGAAGAAAACAGCACTGGCTTTGGCCATTACAGACTCAGAGCTATCAGATGAGGAGGCGTCTATCTTGGAGAGCGGTGGCTTCTCTGTATCCCGGGCCACAACTCCACAACTGACTGATGTCTCGGAGG ATTTGGACCAACAGAGCCTGCCAAGTGAGCCGGAGGAGGCCCTGAGccgggagctgggggagggagaggagacagagctggCCCCTCCTGAAGACCTGCTGGGCCCCCCTCAAGCCCTGTCAAGGCAAGACCTGGACTCGGAGGAGGAAGAAGTGGCAGCCAAGGAGACCTTGCTTCGGCTCTCGTCCCCCCTTCACTTTGTGAACACACACTTCAATGGGGCAAGCTCTCCCGCAGATGAAGTGAAGCTTTCCCCCGGAGGACCAGTGGAGACACTGAGCCCAGAGGCAGTGAGTGGTAACCCCACCACTCCCTCCAGCACCCTGCCACCCCTCCTTTGCCTTGTTGAAAGTGACCCAGTCCCTTCTCCCTCAGTGCTCCCACCTCTTCCCCAGGACTCACCCCAACCCCTGCCTACCCCTAAGGAAGAAGAGGCACTCACCACTGAGGACTTCGAGTTGCTGGATCAGGGGGAGCTGGAGCAGCTGAATGCAGAGCTGGGGTTGGGGCCAGAGACACCCCCAGAGCCCCCTGACGCTCCACCCCGAGGGCCCAACACCCTTTCTCTGGTACAGTCAGACCAAGAGGCTCAGGCCATGGCAGAGCCATGA
- the CNPPD1 gene encoding protein CNPPD1, whose product MDLAGLLLDEEGTFSLTGFQDFSFLPGHQKLSARIRRRLYYGWDWEADCNLEELSSPMADIAVELLQKAAPSPIRRLQKKYVAHVSREACISPCAMMLALVYIERLRHRNPDYLQHVSSSDLFLISMMVASKYLYDEGEEEEVFNDEWGAAGGVAVPTLNALERGFLNAMDWRLYTDPREIFEVLSWLESCVAEQQGRRRGWYTYTDLCVLLEQPAWQLVLGSLCQQLAKLSCLLTMAYVSSVALAVASVAVIHQSLGLSCSPPRGPPDLGLASRCLLEPCIPSPMPQCLPSPANVSSCLDGDAGLRSLWGSLVASLTPPPLPPPDPPAPPTLLHNCPLCQKLQKDSPTCRACDHPNHTVPTGPPSPWYPSHGLAPPWPWSPMPPLLPQPQQCSLFSIMELARLKSFIFPG is encoded by the exons ATGGACTTAGCCGGGCTCCTGCTGGACGAAGAAGGCACCTTCTCCCTCACCGGCTTCCAGGACTTCTCG TTCCTCCCAGGACACCAGAAGCTGAGTGCCCGGATCCGAAGAAGACTCTACTATGGCTGGGATTGGGAAGCGGACTGTAACCTGGAGGAGCTCTCCAGCCCCATGGCAG ACATTGCTGTGGAACTGCTCCAGAAGGCAGCGCCCAGCCCTATTCGCAGACTCCAGAAGAAATACGTAGCCCATGTATCCCG GGAGGCATGCATATCCCCGTGTGCTATGATGCTAGCTCTGGTGTACATTGAACGGCTCCGGCACCGAAACCCGGACTACCTACAGCATGTGTCCTCCTCTGACTTGTTCCTGATTTCTATG ATGGTGGCCAGTAAGTACCTCTACGatgaaggggaggaggaggaggtcttCAATGATGAATGGGGAGCTGCAGGGGGTGTGGCAGTGCCCACTCTCAATGCCCTGGAGAGGGGCTTCCTGAATGCCATG GACTGGCGTCTCTACACTGACCCTCGGGAGATCTTTGAGGTGCTGAGCTGGCTAGAGAGCTG TGTGGCTGAGCAGCAGGGACGGCGGCGGGGCTGGTACACCTACACAGACCTGTGTGTGCTGCTGGAGCAGCCAGCCTGGCAGCTGGTCCTGGGCTCCCTCTGCCAGCAGCTGGCAAAG CTGTCCTGCCTATTAACTATGGCATATGTGAGCAGTGTGGCCCTGGCTGTGGCATCGGTGGCTGTAATACACCAGTCCTTAGGGTTGTCCTGCAGTCCCCCACGTGGCCCCCCGGACCTTGGATTGGCCTCCAGGTGCCTCTTGGAACCCTGCATACCTTCTCCCATGCCACAGTGCCTGCCATCTCCTGCTAATGTCTCCAGCTGCCTAGACGGCGACGCAGGGCTGCGTTCACTCTGGGGCAGTCTTGTGGCCTCACTTACTCCCCCCCCACTGCCTCCCCCAGatcctcctgcccctcccactcTTCTCCATAACTGTCCCCTCTGCCAGAAGCTCCAGAAAGACTCCCCAACCTGCCGTGCCTGCGATCACCCCAACCATACGGTCCCCACTgggccccccagcccctggtaccCCTCCCATGGCTTGGCTCCACCCTGGCCCTGGAGCCCGATGCCCCCTCTGCTCCCACAGCCCCAGCAATGTTCCCTTTTCAGCATCATGGAGCTGGCCCGCCTCAAGTCTTTCATTTTCCCAGGCTAG
- the LOC117025817 gene encoding solute carrier family 23 member 3 isoform X2 — translation MEFAQELGKGERALSCPKSLIPSLCFIDTPTSSPLQVAKLHPNSDLLLFLFNSGPGQSTQDKRQDSMSRSHPHPIQVRSVGFRDALAPLPPPPAIQNPSSHSWASLCGPPPWGLCCLLALQHILVLGSLLCASHLLLFQSLPPGGMSYSPAQLLASSLFSCGVSTTLQTWMGSRLPLVQAPSFEFLVPALVLTSQKLPVAIQTPGNSSLILQLCEEPGCHGLELWNSSLREVSGAVVVSGLLQGTLGLLGTPGHIFPHCGPLVLAPILVVSGLSAHREVALFCATHWGLALLLILLMVVCSQHLGSCQLPPCPRRPASTFLTCTHIPTFRLLSVLVPVACVWIISALLGLSVIPRGMSAATEAPWFWLPHPAEWDWPLLTPRALAAGISMALAASASSLGCYALCGSLLHLPSPPPHACSRGLGLEGLGSVLAGLLGSSMGTASSFPNVGTVSLIQAGSRRVAHLVGLLCMGLGFSPRLAQLLITIPLPVLGGVLGVTQAVVLSTGFSSFHLADIDSGRNVFIVGFSIFMALLLPRWLREAPVLLSTGWSPVDVLLHSLLMEPIFLAGLLGFLLENTIPGTQLERGLGQGLPSPFPAREARMPQKSREKAAQEYELPCPVQNLYLCIPQPLRCLCPLPEDPGNEEGGPTEPGETVDLLPGFGEQYPGSSREELRSQ, via the exons ATGGAATTTGCACAAGAGCTGGGCAAAGGTGAAAGGGCCTTGTCCTGCCCCAAATCCCTCATTCCTTCGCTCTGCTTCATTgacacccccacctcctccccactccaGGTAGCTAAACTTCACCCAAACTCTGACCTCTTACTCTTTCTATTTAACTCTGGCCCAGGGCAGTCAACACAAGACAAAAGGCAGGACAGCATGAGCCGATCACACCCCCATCCCATCCAAGTCCGATCTGTGGGTTTTCGGGATGCCTTGGCTCCCCTGCCACCGCCACCTGCTATCCAAAATCCTTCCTCCCACTCTTGGGCCTCTCTATGTGGGCCCCCTCCCTGGGGCCTCTGCTGTCTTCTGGCTCTGCAG CATATCTTGGTTCTGGGCTCTCTGCTCTGTGCCTCCCATCTGCTCCTGTTTCAAAGTCTCCCCCCAGGAGGAATGTCTTACTCCCCTGCCCAGCTCCTGGCCTCCAGCCTCTTTTCGTGTGGTGTGTCTACCACCCTGCAAACTTGGATGGGCAGCAG GCTGCCTCTTGTCCAGGCTCCATCCTTTGAGTTCCTTGTACCTGCTCTGGTGCTGACCAGCCAGAAGCTACCTGTGGCCATCCAGACACCTGGAAACT CTTCTCTCATACTACaactgtgtgaggagcctggttGCCACGGCTTGGAACTCTGGAACTCTTCTCTCCGAGAG GTGTCTGGGGCAGTGGTGGTGTCCGGGCTGCTGCAGGGCACGTTGGGGCTTTTGGGGACTCCTGGCCACATATTCCCCCACTGTGGGCCCCTGGTGCTGGCTCCCATCCTGGTTGTGTCGGGGCTCTCTGCCCACAGGGAGGTGGCCCTGTTCTGCGCCACGCACTGGGGCCTGGCCTTGCT GCTTATCCTGCTCATGGTGGTCTGCTCTCAGCACCTGGGCTCCTGCCAGCTACCCCCATGCCCCCGGAGGCCAGCTTCAACCTTTTTAACCTGCACTCATATCCCTACCTTCCGACTCCTCTCG GTGCTGGTCCCAGTGGCCTGTGTGTGGATCATCTCTGCCCTTCTGGGTCTCAGCGTCATCCCCAGGGGGATGTCTGCTGCCACGGAGGCACCATGGTTTTGGCTGCCTCACCCAG cTGAGTGGGACTGGCCCTTGCTGACGCCCCGGGCTCTGGCTGCAGGCATCTCCATGGCCTTGGCAGCCTCCGCCAGCTCCCTGGGCTGCTACGCCCTGTGTGGCTCGCTGCTGCATTTGCCTTCTCCACCTCCACATGCCTGCAGTCGAGGGCTGGGCCTGGAGGGCCTGGGCAGTGTGCTGGCCGGGTTGTTGGGGAGCTCCATGGGCACGGCGTCCAGCTTCCCCAACGTGGGCACAGTGAGTCTTATCCAG GCTGGATCTCGGCGAGTGGCCCACTTGGTGGGGCTGCTCTGCATGGGGCTTGGTTTCTCCCCAAGGCTGGCCCAGCTTCTCATCACCATCCCGCTGCCTGTGCTTG GTGGGGTGCTGGGGGTGACCCAGGCTGTGGTTCTGTCTACTGGATTCTCCAGCTTCCACTTGGCTGACATTGACTCTGGGCGGAACGTCTTCATTGTTGGCTTTTCCATCTTCATGGCCCTGCTGCTGCCAAGATGGCTTCGGGAAGCCCCGGTCCTGCTCAGCACAg GCTGGAGCCCCGTGGATGTGTTACTTCATTCACTGCTCATGGAGCCCATCTTCCTGGCGGGACTCTTGGGCTTCCTCCTAGAGAACACCATTCCTG GCACACAGCTTGAGCGAGGCCTAGGTCAAGGGCTGCCATCTCCTTTCCCTGCCCGAGAGGCTCGGATGCCTCAGAAGTCCAGGGAGAAGGCCGCTCAAGAATATGAGCTCCCTTGCCCCGTCCAGAACCTGTACCTCTGCATCCCCCAACCCCTCCGTTGCCTCTGCCCACTGCCTGAAGACCCTGGGAATGAGGAAGGAGGGCCCACTGAACCAGGAGAGACAGTCGACTTGTTGCCTGGTTTTGGGGAACAGTACCCCGGGTCTAGCAGAGAAGAACTTAGGTCCCAGTGA